The Blautia obeum ATCC 29174 region AGCATATCTGCGGGAATCAGACTTGTAATTCCTTATGCTGGAAATGCCGCCCTAAGCGCTGTTCCATGTATTGTCCTGACTTTACTCCCAGACTCTGCGAAAAGTTAAAAAAGCCCCCCTACGTGTGTAATGACTGCCCTCAGATACGCAACTGTTCCCACGACTTCTATTTCTACAGGGCCAATTATGCCAACGATATTTACAGTGAAACAAAATCTTCTTCACGGTCTGGGATTAACCAGACTCCTGAGTCCCTGGAACAGCTGGACCGTCTGGTTTCCCCTCTGCTTCTGCAGGGACAGCCTTTGTCCCATATCTTTGCTTCTAATCAGGAATCCGTCCCTTGTTCTATAAGGACCCTCTACAACTATATAGACCAGGGATACTTCACTGCAATCAACCTCGACCTTCCCCGGAAGGTCCGCTACAAAAAACGTCGGCAGGTCCGCAGAGAACCTGACAACACTGGATATAGAAAAGACAGATCCTATCAGGATTTTGAGAGATATCTGGAAAAGTTTCCAGATACAAATGTGGTGGAATTAGATGTGGTGGAAGGTGCCGGGGGAAAATCAGAACAAGTACTGTTGACCATGCTTTTCCGTAATTGTAGCCTTATGCTTATTTTTCTTATGGAGGCTGACAGGAAGGACAACGTACAAGATGTGTTTCAGCGAATATATACCCATCTGGGAGCAGAGCTATATCGAAAACTCTTTCCGGTCATTCTTACAGACAATGGTGCCTCATTCAAAGATCCAGCTATTTTTGAACGGCCTGAAGGTGAACTTCTATCCCGTGTCTTTTACTGCGATCCCATGGCTTCCTGGCAGAAGGGACGTCTGGAAAAAAATCATGAATTCATCCGTTATATTATCCCCAAAGGTACGACATTCGCAGGCTTGGACCAGGAGCAGGTAACTCTGATCACCAACCACATCAATAGCGTAGCAAGAGCCAGTTTAAACGGCTGCACCCCGTTTGAACTGGCTCTGCTGCTGATAGACAGAAAACTGCTGGACCTCTGCCAGCTGGAAAGGATTCCCGCCAACCAGGTGATCCTTAAACCATCACTCTTGAAAAAGTAACTGCAAGATCCATTTCCGGTGCTGGTTTCATAATCAGGCCGGTGGAAGTTAATTTTTCAAAAGTACTTTCAGTGGTCCCAAAATCATGCCCATCTTCCAGAAAAAGCTTTGTTTTCTGCCCTTATTATATGTTAATTTTTACGAATAATCCAGAACTATATGGATGTTAGTCCTGCAAAAAGGTCTTATTTTACCTGTGCCAATGTATGGTGGAAGTTACTTTTTCATTCAACCGTCGGAACATTCGTAACAGACTGGACAAATGATGTATTTGTAGTAGCTATTCAGGACTTCTTTACAAACATCCTTACCAGCATCGGTGCCGGTGACCTGGTAATGGGACTTGTAGTTGATGGTATCATCGGTGGTCTTGGTGCAGTACTTGGATTCGTTCCTCAGATGGCAATTCTGTTCCTGTTCCTGTCCATCCTTGAAGACTGTGGTTACATGGTACGTATTGCATTCGTTATGGACCGTGTATTCCGTCACTTCGGACTTTCCGGTAAGAGCTTCATTCCGCTTCTGATTTCTTCAGGATGCGGTATCCCTGGAATCATGGCTTCCAAGACCATCGAACAGGACAATGACAGACGTCTTACTATTATGACAGCAACATTTATTCCTTGTGGTGCCAAACTTCCGGTTATCGCTCTTATGGGTGGTGTAATCGCTGGTGAAACTGCAGGATATGCAGAGAGCTCCTTTATCGCTCCTCTGATGTACTTCATCGGAATCGTAGCTGTGCTTGTAGCAGCAATCATTCTTAAGAAGACAAAACCGTTCTCCGGTAAACCGGCTCCGTTCGTAATGGAGCTTCCACAGTATCATATTCCGCAGGTTAAAACAGTTCTCCTTCATGTATGGGAAAGGCTGAAAGGCTTCATCATCAAAGCTGGTACGATCCTGTTCCTTGCCTGCGTAGTAATGTGGTTCCTCAGTGGATTTGGATTCACAGATGGCGGATTTGGTATGGTAGAAGACAGTGCAGACAGTCTTATGGCTATCATCGGTGGTGCAATTGCTCCGATCTTTGCTCCACTTGGATTTGGTGAATGGCAGCCAGTAGCAGCTTCTATTTCCGGTTTCTCAGCAAAAGAAGCAATTGTATCTACAATGGGTGTTCTGGCAAATGTATCTGGTGATACAGAAGATGCAGTAAACGTTGCAGCAGGTGTTGCAAGCTGGTTCCCGACAGGAATCGCAGCTTTCTCCTTCCTGATGTTCAACCTTCTTGATTCTCCTTGCCTTGCAGCTATCGCAACAATGGCAAAAGAAATGAACAGCAGAAAATGGTTCTGGTTCGCAATTCTTTTCCAGAACATCTTTGCTTACGTTGTTTGCCTCTGCTTCTATCAGATCGGTTCCTTTGTAACTGGTGGAGCATTCGGTTTCGGAACTGTAGTAGGATTCGTAGTACTTATTGTAATGCTGTTCCTGCTGTTCAGACCGGACCCGTACAAAGATCAGAAAGTTTATTCTAAACGTTCTGTACAGGCATAATAAAAAATGTAATAATAAGGGGGCTGGATACAGAGATGTGTCCGGCCTCTGTTTGATTCGAAACCGATGACTGGCAGTACTTGATGAAGAGAGGATGAGTGAAATGCTGGCAAATATTATTATAATGATTCTGATTCTTGGATATTGTGCATTTATCATTTATAAAAGTGTAAAGAATACCAAAGAAGGTAAACATACGGGGTGTGCCGGATGCAGTGGAAACTGTGGAAGCTGCGGTGGATGCAGCGGTGCTGCTTTTCATAAGAGTACTACACAGTCTTCATATAAAAAGAACCGTTAGAAATCGGAGGTACTGATATGGGAAATTCAACAGGATCTACAATGTACATGTTTGGAGCAGTTATTGTTATTTATATCGCAGGAATGCTGCTCTATCAGGGATTTCAGTGGCTCAAGAAAAAGAGAGAACAGAAAAAAGACGAAGAATTCAGAAGAGGTGACAAATAGTGGTAGATATAATTATAGTACTGATCGTAATTGTTTTGCTTGGGTTTGCACTGAAAGGTTCTATCAAACATTTTAAAGGAGAAAGCCCATGCTGTGGAGGCGGCGGTGGAGAAATCGTTCTCGATATTCCGAATAAAAAACTTGAGAATCCGATACTTGGAAAGAAGGTTCTCAAAATTTCCGGTATGCACTGCGAACATTGCGTAAAGGCTGTCACAGAGGCAATCAATAAGATCGATGGAGCAGCTGCAAAAGTAAATCTTTCTGAGAACGAAGCAGTCGTTTCTTATGATCGCGAACTTGATGACGAACAGCTTAGAAAAATCGTCAAGGATGCAGGTTACAGAGTCGTAAGCATCAAATAATGCATGATATAGTGAAAGAAATATCATTTCCAGGATCCCGTGGCATATGAAGCTGCGGGATTTTTTCTGCGCATCTCGCAGCAAGAATGCAGAGGCATTATTGAAGTGATTTTTTGAAGTGGTTCCCTGTATAAAAAACAGATTTTCTGCATAAGCTGATAATAAAATTTGCAGACAGCTACAGGAAAATCATCTGAGCTGAGTGGAGGTTGCATTATGTGGGGATTTTTTACGGCATTGATCTCGGGAGCGCTGATGAGTATTCAGGGTGTTTTTAATACAGAAGTGACGAAACAGACCAGTTTATGGGTATCAACGGGATGGGTGCAGCTCTCAGCATTTATGGTCTGCGTGCTGGCATGGATATTTACAGGAAGACAGAGTGTTTCGGCATTATGGCAGGTAGATAATAAATACACGCTTCTTGGCGGAGTGATCGGGGCATTTATTACAATTACTGTTATTCAGAGCATGGGGGCACTTGGGCCTGCAAAAGCAGCTATGCTGATCGTCATTTCCCAGTTGATCGTGGCGTATGTAATTGAACTTTTGGGAATGTTTGGAACAATGCAGCAACCGTTTGAGTGGAGAAAGATTCTGGGAATGCTGATCGCGATTGCCGGCATTGTGATTTTTAAATGGGAATAATAAAGTTATCATGCACAGGAATAAATAAAGTTTCCTATTGTAAATCTACCGGGAATTCGTTAAAATAAGACATGGTTAAGTATGAGAATCGGGGAGGTCTGCCGTAATCCTACGGAGGGAAGTGAACCGAGATCATGAAAGTAAATTTTTACAGTCTGATATTGAGCATATTTTTTCTGGCAGGTTTGTCAGGAATGAGCGGATGTCAGAAAAACAAAACAGAAATAATGCTGGACGGACAGGATACTGTATCAGAATCAGAAACACAGGATGATACACAGGCTGGGAATGATGCAACAGAGGATCTGGCGGAAGCAAAAATATCAGCAGAAGCGGAGCTATCGGAGATGCCGGTGGAGACAGAGCCGGAAATGATTTTTGTGGATGTCTGCGGAGCAGTAATGAATCCGGGAGTTTATGAACTGGATGGGAGCAGCCGGGTTTTTCAGGCAATAGAGGCGGCTGGAGGATTTTTGCCGGAAGCAGCGGCTTCGGCCGTGAATCAGGCACAGCCGGTCAGTGACGGACAGCAGATTTATGTACCTACGCAGGAAGAAGCGGAAGAGGGAGCTTTACCTGCGGCAATACAGCCGGCGGATCCGGGATCTGAGACAACAGATGCAAATGGTGTAGTGAATATCAACACAGCAGATGCATCTGCTCTTAAGAGCCTGTCAGGAATCGGTGATGCCAAGGCACAGGCAATTCTTACGTACAGAGAGGAACATGGTTTCTTTTCCAGTATTGAGGAGATCATGCAGGTGCCGGGAATCAAAGAAAGTACGTTTTCGGCGATAAAGGATAAAATAGCTGTGAAATAAGGAGAAAAGAATGAGCAGGAAAGTTTTAGTAGTTGATGACGAGAAACTGATCGTAAAAGGAATCCGTTTTAATCTGGAACAGGACGGTATGGAAGTTGACTGTGCTTATGACGGAGAAGAAGCGGTTGAGAAGGCAAAGGAGAATAAATACGATATTATCCTTCTGGACCTGATGCTTCCGAAGATGGATGGACTGGAAGTCTGCCAGCAGATCAGAGAATTCTCCAATGTTCCGATCGTCATGCTTACTGCAAAAGGTGAGGACATGGACAAGATCCTTGGACTGGACTACGGGGCAGATGACTATATTACAAAACCATTTAATATTCTTGAAGTAAAGGCCAGAATCAAAGCAATCATGCGTCGTGCGCGTTCTGAACATGAAGAAAAGGAAAAGGCGAAGACAATTGAAGCAGGCGATCTGAAACTGGACTGCGAGAGCCGCCGTGTATTTATTGCAGGCAAGGAAATTAATCTTACAGCAAAGGAATTTGATGTGCTGGAGCTTCTCGTATTCAATCCGAACAAGGTATACAGTCGTGAAAATCTTCTGAATATTGTCTGGGGATATGAATATCCGGGAGATGTCAGAACCGTTGATGTACATATTCGGCGTCTTCGTGAAAAAATCGAGGCTAATCCCAGTGAGCCTAAATATGTACACACCAAATGGGGCGTAGGATATTACTTCCAGGCATAACCCATGGTAACGAAAAAAAAGACAAAGTTTTTTAAGAGTCTGCGTTTTCGGATACTGGTCATACTGCTCATACTGGGAATTGTGCCAAGTGCTATCGTGACACAACTCATGATCAGTAATTATGAAAAACAGGCAATTGAAGTAAAGGTAAGTGAGGTCAGTACACAGTGTGCGATTCTGTGTAATCAGATCATCAAAGAAAATTATCTCAATGACTCCAGCTCACAGTCTGTGAACAGCAAGCTGGAGTTGTTGTCTAATGTATATGGCGGAAGAATGGTGATTGTAGACAGAGATCTGAAAGTAGTTGCAGATACCTATCATGTAGATGAAGGACGGACGCTGATCTCACCAAAGGTCGTGAAGTGTTTTAAGAACGGAGAAGTCACAAATTACCGCAGATACGGGCAGATGCTGGAAATGGCTATTCCCGTAAAGAGCGCGGATGTCCCGCAGATTCAGGGAGCCATGCTTGTAAATATTTCAATCAGTGACATTATGGCAACGGTGGGAGAGCAGGAACAGATGGCGATGCTGCTCACAGGAATTATCGTTGCATTGTCTGTATTGCTTGCCTATGGCCTTTCTACGATTCTGGTCAAACCGCTGGCCAGTGTTACTAAATCCATCGAAGATCTTACTGACGGATATCAGAAAGATGAGATTTCAGTTCCGGATTATACAGAAACAGAGCTTATTACGGATGCATTCAATAAGATGCTTGCACGTATGAAAGTACTGGATGAATCAAGATCAGAGTTTGTTTCCAATGTGTCGCATGAACTGAAGACACCAATGACTTCCATGAAGGTTCTGGCAGATTCCCTTGTCGGACAGGAAGGAGTTCCGGAAGAACTTTATCAGGAATTTATGCGTGACATTACAGCGGAGATTGACAGGGAAAACCGTATTATTACCGATCTTCTGACTCTGGTAAAAATGGACAAGAAATCTGCAGATCTTCAGATCAGTCATATGGATATCAATCAGCTTCTGGAGGATATTCTCAAACGTCTGCGTCCGATCGCGGACAAACGCAATATTGACCTGATCCTTGACAGTTTCCGTCCTGTGGAAGCGGATGTGGATGAACTGAAATTTACATCTGCGATCAGTAACCTTGTTGAAAATGCGATAAAATACAATGTAGATGATGGCTGGGTACGTGTGTCACTTGACGCAGATCATAAGTTTTTCTATGTTACGGTAGCAGATTCCGGTATGGGTATCCCAGAGGATTCCATCGACCGTATTTTCGAGAGATTTTATCGTGTGGACAAATCACATTCCAGAGAGATCGGAGGAACCGGTCTTGGACTTGCGATAACAAGAAGTACGATTGCCATGCATCATGGTGTGATCAAAGTATTCAGCAGAGAAGGGGAAGGAACTACATTCTCAGTTCGTGTCCCGTTATCTTATATTCCGTAGGAGGTGCCGGATGAAGAAATATATAAGAGTACTTCTTCTGGCAGCACTGGTTTGCAGTTTACTTGCCGGATGCAGTATTGAGACAAAAAGCAGTAAGGATTCGCAGGATGAGAGTAAGTACCATCTGTATTATCTGAACGAGAGTGAGACGGTTCTCAGAGAAGAACCATATTCACCCGGAGAAGAGACGGCAGATTTTATGGTAAAAGATCTTATGCAGAAGCTTGGGAGCAAAGATGCACCGGATGGGGAAATCAGCCTTCTTCCAGAAGATGTTTCCATCAATTCTTATGAAGTGCAGAAAGATCTGCTTGTCATAGACTTCAGTAAAGAATACTCAAAAATGAGCAAGATCCGGGAGGTTATGACACGCGACGGAGTTGTGCAGACATTTTTGCAGATTCCGGATATTCATAAAGTCCAGTTTACAGTTGGAGGTCAGCCGCTGACCAACTCGCGAAATCAGGAAGTTGGAGAGATGACTTCAGATACATTTGCACAATATACCGGAAAAGACAAAGAAAGCTATCGTTATGATACTTTTACACTGTATTTTATGGATAAAAATGGAAAAAATCTGGTGAAAGAAACCAGAAATGTATATTATCGAAGATCTCTTCCAAAAGAACGTGTCGTGCTTGAACAGCTTGCGAAGGGACCGATGGAAGAAGGGCATTATGCAACAATACCAGACAGTTCTCTGGTTTTGAGTGTGATTACAGCGGACAGGATCTGCTATATTAACATGAACAGTACTTTTCGTGATGAAACACCTGAAGTAGGAGGAAATATCTCTATTTACTCGGTTGTGAATTCTATTATAGATTCCTGTGATGTTGACAGGGTTCAGATATCTATTGAAGGAAGTACGGAGGGGAACTTCCAGGATAGCCTGCCGTTATACAAATTTTATGAAAAAAACGAAGATTTAATTGCACAGGACGAGGAACCAAAGTAGTCCTGATGCAGTAATGCCGCAGGTGGAATAGCCTGCGGTGTTCTATATACAGAAAGGAAGGCTTATGAAAAGACGCCCGGTGTGTCTTGTATGCCTAATCCTGATGTTTTGTATATGGTTGATGGATCTGGCGGGATTTGCACGGATCAGTGGAAATCCTTTGCCGGAATCTGTACAATTATATATTGAAAAACATCCGGAAGCTGTCATCTGCGGGGAGGTGCAGCAATATCAGGCTACGGAATATTCTCTTTCTGCCTATCTTAAACATGTCTGTCTGATCGTCGGATCAGAACAAATTCCCATAAAAAATTTAAGAGTATTTTTAAAATCGAATAAAGAGTTCCCGATTGGAACCACTGTTAAGATTTCGGGAAAACTGGAAGAAATTCCTGAGCCACGAAATCCTGGAGAATTTGATTCCAGGCAATTCTACGCCTGTCAGAAAATCTACTATTTTATGAAAAACGGTGCGGTTCTGGCATGGAGCAGCAAATATTCCAGATATGGTCAGTTTATGCAGAATCTGAAAAGTAAGATAATGCAGACGCTGGATATTGCGGCAAAGGAAGATGCCGGTATTTTTGAAGCAATGCTGCTTGGTGAGAAAGATAACCTAGAAGATGAAGTTAAGATTCGTTACCAGATGGCGGGGATCATTCATATACTGGCAATTTCCGGACTTCACATCAGTGTACTGGGGATTGGATTTTTTGATCTGCTGAAAAGAGCCGGATTTGGAAATGTGTCTGCCGGGATGGTGGTGCTCAGTGTTCTTCTGCAATATGGAATCCTTACCGGGGAAAGTGTTTCTGCCATGCGGGCGGTAGGCATGTTTCTGGTGGCGGTTGGTGCAAGAATCGCAGGAAGAACCTATGATCTGCTGACGGCGCTGGCAGTGTCGGCGGTCCTTTTACTTCTGGATGCACCTGCAAATCTGTACAACAGTGGATTTTGGCTGTCGTTTGGGGCTGTTGCCGGACTTGGTGTAGTGGCACCGGTATTGGCAGGATGCATTAGAGTGGAGAATCGTCTGGCGGCATCCGTTATGAAAACACTGGTATCTTCGATAGCTGTGCAGATGACGACTTTTCCGATCATGCTGCGAATCTATGGAGAGATTTCGCTGGCTGGATTTTTTCTGAACCTGCTGGTGCTGCCGACAGTCAGTGTAGTACTGGTCAGTGGAATTGCAGCAGTTGCGGTTGGGATGGCATCGGTCAGTGCTGCAGTTTATGTGGTGCTGCCTGGAAGAGTGCTGCTTTTTCTGTATGAGAAACTCTGCGAACTGGCAGCAGGAATTCCGTTCTGTACATGGATCGCAGGAAGTCCGAAGCTGTGGCAATGTGCCGGATATTATGTATTGCTGTTTTTGGGAGTTGAAATTTTGGGAATGAGTCGGGGAACTGTCACATGGAATGGCGCAACTGGAAAAAGGGCGGGAAATCATGCATTCATGCAGGAAGAAAAGAATCATGGGGAAGGAAAAGGATGGCTGAGAAAATATCAGTTACTGTCAGGTATATCAGGAATCATGCTGATACTTGGACTGGGAATCCTCATTTATCATCCGTCTGGAAATCTGCAGATCACCTGTCTTGATATCGGACAGGGAGACTGTATTTCTATTCAGCTTCCACAGGGGCAGAATTTCCTGATCGATGGCGGCAGCAGTAACAAGAAGAATATTGCACACTATCAGATTCTGCCATTCCTTAAAAATCGGGGGATTGGAGTGATTGATGCTATTTTGATCTCACATACGGATAATGACCATATCAGTGGTGTGCTGGAACTGTTTGATTATATGAGGACACATCTTACTTCTGTCAGGGTGAAGAACCTGATCTTACCGGAATGGACACAACCGGACGATGCGTATCAGCAATTGGTGGATAAAGCGCAGGCAGCAGGCGTGAATGTACAAAAGGGAAGAAAAGGGGAACAAATTGCGCTTGGAAAAGCTTCTCTTCGATTCCTTTCACCGGATAGAGGGACTGCAGGAACAGATGCGAATGAAGACGGTATGGTCGTGGAACTGACATATGGCGGTTTTGAAGGGCTGTTTACCGGTGATATCGGGACAGAGACGGAGAAAAAACTTCTGCCGGAGCTGGAAGATGTAGATTTTCTGAAAGTGGGACATCATGGCTCCAGATATTCCACCTGTCAGGAATTTCTGGATGTGGTGAGACCGGAACTTGCGGTGGTCTCCTGCTCGGCAACAAATACATATGGACATCCGTCTGGCGAGACAATAGAACGGTTGGAAGATTCCGGGGCAAAGATTTGGTACACAATGAAAGAAGGGGCTGTGACAGCAGAGACCGATGGTAAGGAGGTATGGGTGGATACGTTTGTGCATCCGTGAGCAGAGATACGGTATTGAGAAAAAAATCAAAATCGTCTATACTAAACAGATAATGAATAATTAATGCTGTCTGTGGATGGCATTCCGTCAGAAAACGGTATTTTTCAGGAGGTTTCGCAGGAAGTGAAAAATTTACAGGAAGACATTAAAACAGGAAAATTCAAAAATGCATATCTTCTGTTTGGTGAGGAAGCGTATCTGAAGATTCAGTACAAAGAAAAGCTGATTCATGCATTAAATCCGGATGATGATACGATGAATTTTACCAAATATGAAGGAAAAGGAATTGAGGTGCGTGAAATGATCGACCTCTGTGAGACAATGCCTTTCTTTGCAGATCATCGTGTGGTCCTTGTGGAAAATTCCGGATTTTTTAAGAATAAATGTGATGAACTTGCAGATTATATGAAGACGCTGCCGGATTACCTGAGGCTGGTTTTTGTTGAAGAAGAGGTAGATAAACGAAGCCGTATGTATAAGGCGGTGAAAAACTGCGGCCGCATTGTAGAGTTTGCAAAGCAGGATGAAAAGACACTGATGCGCTGGGCAGCAGGTATTCTGGCGAGAGAAGGACGCAAGATCACGACCAGAGATATGGAACTTTTTCTGACAAAAACCGGTACGGATATGGGAAATATCCGTATGGAACTGGAGAAGCTGATCACATATACCATGGGACAGGATATTGTAACGAGAGAAGATATTGAGGAAATCTGTACAACACGGACAGAGAATAAGATCTTCGATATGGTTCGTGCAGTTACGGAGCGAAATCAGAGGAGAGCACTGGATCTGTATAATGATCTTCTGACGCTGCGTGAGCCGCCGATGAGGATACTGTTCCTGCTGTCGAAGCAATTCCGGCAGATGTGCCTTGCAAAGAAAATGGCAGGGGAAGGGGCATCTCAGAACGAAATTGCAACCAGACTTGGCGTACCGTCTTTTGTGGCAAGAAATATACTGGCCTGTGCGAGAGCTTACAGTGTTGAGGAGCTTGAACAGGCAGAAGAGGATTTTGTTGATGCGGAGGAGGCAGTGAAGACCGGAAGACTGCAGGATGTGCTGAGTGTGGAACTGTTGATAGTGAAATATAGTACTGAGAGAAAAAGATAAAAGTGTAACAGATGTGAGTAAATATAGTACCCGGAAACGGCTTCATCGTCCGGTTGTACTAGAATATAACCTGGCTGTTAAGAACGTCAAAATCGTCAGCAAACTCGCTACGCTCAGACAGAGTTTCCGATTTTGCCAACACAGCCCGAACATATTCAAGTACAACGACGAACGATTGCAGATGTTTCCGGGTACTATATTTATCCATCTGTTTTCGCTTTTATTTAATTTTTCTCCCGGGAAGGGGCGAAGGCACGGATAGTGCAAGAATTTCTTTACACCAATATACATAGGTGTCTTGACACCTAACATGTCGGGTAGTATAATCACAAATCAGAAAACATAAAAATACAAAACCCAACAGAAAATCCGGCATCAACCGGTACGAGGAAACAAAAATGAAAGAAAATTACGATGTCATTATCGTAGGAACAGGAGCCGCAGGTCTCTACTGTGCACTGAATCTGCCTTCCAGAATGAAAGTACTGATGCTGACCAAACAGCAGGCGGATCAGTCCGACTCCTTTCTGGCACAGGGCGGTATCTGCATGCTCAGAGGAGAAGAAGATTATAATGATTACTTTGAAGATACCATGCGCGCGGGCCATTACGAAAATGACGCAAAAGCAGTCGAGCTGATGATCCGTAGCTCTAACAGTATTATCCGAGATCTTTTACAGAGAAATGTTACATTTGAACGAACAGAGACGGGAGAATTGGATTTCACCAGAGAAGGAGCACATTCTCAGCCGAGAATCCTTTTCTATGAAGATATTACCGGTAAACAGATCACACAGACTCTTCTGAATCAGGCACTGACAAGAGACAATATTGAAATCTGCGAATATATGACCATGGTCGATATCATTTCCAAAGACAACGTCTGTGGCGGGGTAATCGTCATGGATGAGAAGAATGAAGTATATCCGGTCAGAGCACCATACGTTGTTCTGGCATGTGGTGGTCTCGGAGGTCTTTACAAAAACTCCACCAACTTCCCGCATATTGCAGGCGATGGACTTGGAATCGCCATGAAACATCAGGTGGTACTCGAACATCTGGATTATATACAGATTCATCCGACTACTCTTTATTCTCATAAACCAGGACGCCGTTTCCTGATTTCTGAATCTGTCAGAGGGGAAGGTGCACTTTTGTATGATAAAAACGGACAGCGTTTTACAAATGAATTGCAGCCGCGAGATCTGCTCAGCCAGGCAATCTTTGCACAGATGGAAAAAGACGGTACTGATTTCGTGTGGGAAGATATGCGTCCACTGGGAGAAGAAACCATCATGAAACATTTTCCAAATATTTTTCACAGATGTGTAGAAGAAGGTTTTGATCCGCGTAAAGAGCCGATTCCGGTCGTTCCGGCACAGCACTATTTCATGGGTGGAATCAAGGTTGACCTTGGAAGCCGTACTTCCATGAAGGGGCTGTATGCCTGCGGTGAGACAAGCTGTAATGGTGTGCACGGCAAAAACCGTCTTGCAAGCAACTCACTTCTTGAATCTC contains the following coding sequences:
- a CDS encoding DMT family transporter, with the translated sequence MWGFFTALISGALMSIQGVFNTEVTKQTSLWVSTGWVQLSAFMVCVLAWIFTGRQSVSALWQVDNKYTLLGGVIGAFITITVIQSMGALGPAKAAMLIVISQLIVAYVIELLGMFGTMQQPFEWRKILGMLIAIAGIVIFKWE
- a CDS encoding FeoB-associated Cys-rich membrane protein, which produces MLANIIIMILILGYCAFIIYKSVKNTKEGKHTGCAGCSGNCGSCGGCSGAAFHKSTTQSSYKKNR
- a CDS encoding ComEA family DNA-binding protein; the encoded protein is MKVNFYSLILSIFFLAGLSGMSGCQKNKTEIMLDGQDTVSESETQDDTQAGNDATEDLAEAKISAEAELSEMPVETEPEMIFVDVCGAVMNPGVYELDGSSRVFQAIEAAGGFLPEAAASAVNQAQPVSDGQQIYVPTQEEAEEGALPAAIQPADPGSETTDANGVVNINTADASALKSLSGIGDAKAQAILTYREEHGFFSSIEEIMQVPGIKESTFSAIKDKIAVK
- a CDS encoding GerMN domain-containing protein, with product MKKYIRVLLLAALVCSLLAGCSIETKSSKDSQDESKYHLYYLNESETVLREEPYSPGEETADFMVKDLMQKLGSKDAPDGEISLLPEDVSINSYEVQKDLLVIDFSKEYSKMSKIREVMTRDGVVQTFLQIPDIHKVQFTVGGQPLTNSRNQEVGEMTSDTFAQYTGKDKESYRYDTFTLYFMDKNGKNLVKETRNVYYRRSLPKERVVLEQLAKGPMEEGHYATIPDSSLVLSVITADRICYINMNSTFRDETPEVGGNISIYSVVNSIIDSCDVDRVQISIEGSTEGNFQDSLPLYKFYEKNEDLIAQDEEPK
- a CDS encoding response regulator transcription factor — protein: MSRKVLVVDDEKLIVKGIRFNLEQDGMEVDCAYDGEEAVEKAKENKYDIILLDLMLPKMDGLEVCQQIREFSNVPIVMLTAKGEDMDKILGLDYGADDYITKPFNILEVKARIKAIMRRARSEHEEKEKAKTIEAGDLKLDCESRRVFIAGKEINLTAKEFDVLELLVFNPNKVYSRENLLNIVWGYEYPGDVRTVDVHIRRLREKIEANPSEPKYVHTKWGVGYYFQA
- a CDS encoding sensor histidine kinase, yielding MVTKKKTKFFKSLRFRILVILLILGIVPSAIVTQLMISNYEKQAIEVKVSEVSTQCAILCNQIIKENYLNDSSSQSVNSKLELLSNVYGGRMVIVDRDLKVVADTYHVDEGRTLISPKVVKCFKNGEVTNYRRYGQMLEMAIPVKSADVPQIQGAMLVNISISDIMATVGEQEQMAMLLTGIIVALSVLLAYGLSTILVKPLASVTKSIEDLTDGYQKDEISVPDYTETELITDAFNKMLARMKVLDESRSEFVSNVSHELKTPMTSMKVLADSLVGQEGVPEELYQEFMRDITAEIDRENRIITDLLTLVKMDKKSADLQISHMDINQLLEDILKRLRPIADKRNIDLILDSFRPVEADVDELKFTSAISNLVENAIKYNVDDGWVRVSLDADHKFFYVTVADSGMGIPEDSIDRIFERFYRVDKSHSREIGGTGLGLAITRSTIAMHHGVIKVFSREGEGTTFSVRVPLSYIP
- a CDS encoding IS30 family transposase, whose amino-acid sequence is MSTKATGNKKHLTLADRAAIEHGISRGENFTQIACRINKDSSTISKEIRRHLFRVPHFQNETQRKRSECEHFQNCVKQHICGNQTCNSLCWKCRPKRCSMYCPDFTPRLCEKLKKPPYVCNDCPQIRNCSHDFYFYRANYANDIYSETKSSSRSGINQTPESLEQLDRLVSPLLLQGQPLSHIFASNQESVPCSIRTLYNYIDQGYFTAINLDLPRKVRYKKRRQVRREPDNTGYRKDRSYQDFERYLEKFPDTNVVELDVVEGAGGKSEQVLLTMLFRNCSLMLIFLMEADRKDNVQDVFQRIYTHLGAELYRKLFPVILTDNGASFKDPAIFERPEGELLSRVFYCDPMASWQKGRLEKNHEFIRYIIPKGTTFAGLDQEQVTLITNHINSVARASLNGCTPFELALLLIDRKLLDLCQLERIPANQVILKPSLLKK
- a CDS encoding heavy-metal-associated domain-containing protein: MVDIIIVLIVIVLLGFALKGSIKHFKGESPCCGGGGGEIVLDIPNKKLENPILGKKVLKISGMHCEHCVKAVTEAINKIDGAAAKVNLSENEAVVSYDRELDDEQLRKIVKDAGYRVVSIK